Proteins encoded together in one Juglans regia cultivar Chandler chromosome 9, Walnut 2.0, whole genome shotgun sequence window:
- the LOC108982009 gene encoding RING-H2 finger protein ATL29-like: MPMSPLHPPSYDDYASSPPVTVLLTVILLIFFFLGFFSVYFCRCFIENMPNSWHIRRPPSRNFVYSDPSVINGLDPSLIQSFPTIVYSSVKDFRKEKYGLECAICLVEFEDDSLLRLLTVCYHVFHQECIDLWLESHKTCPVCRGNLDLPPPDSLEKSMQLVDHNAMHDVEHGNSTEYHSSSDQDAVRIDVKEEENDEGAESGEASSHENASKAQQNDDEDKRLERLERFSRSHSTGHSIVRRREDEEDRYTLRLPEHVKVELVIRGHNFAKSCTTFGEFCGHIKAARNGGSGEILCRECSSSGGNIMNKV; this comes from the coding sequence ATGCCAATGAGTCCCCTGCATCCACCATCATATGATGACTATGCTTCCTCCCCTCCTGTAACTGTACTTCTCACAGTAATCCTcctgattttcttctttctgggGTTCTTCTCTGTATATTTCTGTAGGTGTTTCATCGAGAACATGCCTAACTCATGGCATATCCGTAGACCACCCTCCCGCAACTTTGTTTACAGCGATCCATCTGTCATCAATGGCCTCGACCCTTCTCTGATACAATCCTTCCCAACAATTGTATACTCGAGTGTCAAGGATTTCCGCAAGGAAAAATACGGTCTAGAATGTGCAATATGCTTGGTGGAATTTGAGGACGACAGTCTGCTTCGCCTTTTGACCGTCTGTTACCATGTTTTTCATCAAGAATGCATCGACCTCTGGCTCGAATCCCATAAAACGTGTCCGGTTTGTCGTGGAAACCTCGATTTGCCGCCGCCTGACTCGTTGGAAAAATCCATGCAGCTCGTCGATCATAACGCCATGCACGACGTTGAACATGGCAATAGTACCGAATATCATTCATCATCAGATCAAGATGCGGTACGCATTGAtgtaaaagaagaagagaatgatGAGGGCGCAGAATCTGGAGAAGCAAGCAGCCATGAAAATGCATCTAAGGCGCAgcaaaatgatgatgaagataaaAGATTGGAAAGACTGGAAAGATTCTCAAGGTCACACTCGACGGGGCATTCTATAGTTAGGAGAAGAGAAGACGAGGAAGATAGGTATACGCTGAGATTGCCAGAGCATGTCAAGGTAGAACTCGTGATCAGAGGACACAACTTCGCTAAAAGCTGTACGACATTTGGTGAATTCTGCGGCCATATCAAGGCGGCCAGAAATGGAGGCTCCGGCGAGATACTGTGTCGGGAGTGCAGCTCATCCGGTGGAAACATCATGAACAAAGTTTAA
- the LOC108982023 gene encoding uncharacterized protein At4g17910, producing the protein MDSLPNSLNSSKRLKEEFVSNLTGSSILEVAAVLTNVSILILLRHSISSDRLIKDISLKRSDDENLSSKDWRAYITTLAADFLVIVLPTILFLTVLSDWTYIWTISMMTLLFFIWAAKGSCSHSPPFEPRVHSLKSVLSSYRFSVMIGTCLCIMAVDFRIFPRKYAKTETYGTSLMDLGVGSFVLVNSLVSRQARSVSSMSWKTAFQSTSPLIILGLLRLVSTASVDYQVHVSEYGVHWNFFFTLAAVSLLTSIINVPPSYSGILGSLVLVGYQICLICGLNLYLLSDKRGTNIISQNKEGIFSIFGYWGMYLLGVQLGNYLFFGNHSSAMLRSNNWARRRVWILMLLFWTTTVLLDRYVEGVSRRTCNLPYVTMVLALNLQVLSVLTLSDYIPGSKTSILEQAFNRNLLGSFLLANVLTGLVNLSVDTLSASSVAALFILVLYASVLTVVVGIADFCCIRLKFW; encoded by the exons ATGGATTCCCTCCCGAACTCCTTAAATTCCAGCAAACGCCTCAAAGAAga ATTCGTGAGCAATTTGACTGGATCTTCCATTCTCGAAGTCGCTGCGGTTCTAACAAATGTGTCG ATTCTGATTCTTCTGCGCCATTCCATTTCCTCCGATCGCCTTATTAAAG ACATATCATTGAAGAGAAGTGATGATGAAAATCTTAGTTCTAAGGACTGGAGGGCTTACATAACTACACTGGCCGCTGATTTTCTTGTCATTGTGCTCCCCACTATCTTATTTTTGACT GTTCTATCTGATTGGACATATATATGGACAATTTCGATGATGACGCTACTGTTTTTTATTTGGGCTGCCAAAGG ATCTTGTTCTCATTCTCCTCCTTTCGAACCAAGGGTTCATTCTCTTAAGTCAGTGCTTTCATCATACAGATTTTCTGTG ATGATTGGAACGTGCTTGTGTATCATGGCTGTTGACTTCAGAATATTTCCTAGAAAGTATGCTAAGACGGAGACTTATGGTACTAGTTTG ATGGATCTTGGTGTTGGCTCTTTTGTACTGGTAAATTCATTAGTTTCACGACAAGCACGGAGTGTCTCGTCTAT GAGTTGGAAGACTGCATTTCAATCTACTAGCCCATTAATCATTCTAGGACTTCTTCGTCTTGTTTCTACTGCCAGTGTGGACTATCag GTTCATGTGAGCGAATATGGTGTGCActggaatttcttttttacactGGCTGCTGTATCCCTCCTTACATCCATCATCAATGTTCCCCCATCATATTCTGGAATCCTAGGTTCTTTAGTTCTAGTAG GGTATCAAATTTGCTTGATCTGTGGGTTGAATTTGTATCTGCTCTCTGACAAAAGAGGAACAAATATTATCAGCCAAAACAAGGAGggtattttcagcatatttg GATATTGGGGAATGTACCTTCTTGGAGTCCAGTTGGGTAACTATCTATTTTTTGGAAACCATTCATCTGCTATGTTGAGAAGCAATAATTGGGCAAGGAGAAGAGTCTGGATTCTTATGCTTCTGTTTTG GACAACAACTGTGCTTCTTGACAGATACGTTGAAGGAGTTTCCCGCAGAACG TGCAACCTACCGTATGTTACTATGGTATTGGCTTTAAACCTACAG GTGCTTTCCGTACTAACACTTTCTGATTACATTCCTGGAAGTAAAACTTCTATACTTGAACAAGCATTTAACCGGAACTTACTCGGTTCCTTTCTACTG GCTAACGTGCTCACTGGGCTTGTGAACTTGTCTGTGGATACCCTGTCAGCATCATCCGTCGCAGccctttttattttggttttgtatGCTTCCGTTTTAACAGTTGTCGTTGGGATTGCAGATTTTTGTTGCATTAGGCTTAAGTTTTGGTAG
- the LOC108982006 gene encoding transcription factor bHLH71-like codes for MALEALSSNELFNFIVYDTISAAPYSSHDSSETSFLLENAMPPQNQGAILENSSLMTQKRHCGRSQVVERRQNLAVQGRKKRRRKPRVCKNKEEAETQRMTHIAVERNRRKQMNEHLSVLRSLMPESYAQRGDQASIVGGAIEFVKELEHLLQSLEVQKLQLPQPGVGALIDEDATTCKFRQPPFSQFFVYPQYTWSQIPNKYTTKTEDAIADIEVSLIETHANLRILTRRNPRQLSKLVAGFQTLRLSILHLNVTTMDPLVLYSISAKVEEGCQLTSVDDIAGAVHHMLRIIEGEAVLY; via the exons ATGGCTTTAGAAGCTCTTTCTTCCAATGAGCTTTTTAACTTCATAGTCTACGACACCATCTCTGCAGCACCATATAGCAGCCATGACTCTTCAGAGACCAGTTTTTTATTAGAGAATGCAATGCCACCTCAAAACCAAGGTGCTATTTTGGAGAACTCTTCATTGATGACCCAAAAGCGCCACTGTGGTAGGTCACAAGTTGTAGAACGGAGGCAGAATTTGGCGGTTCaagggaggaagaagaggaggagaaagCCAAGGGTGTGCAAGAACAAGGAAGAAGCTGAGACACAAAGGATGACGCACATCGCTGTTGAAAGAAACCGCAGGAAACAGATGAATGAGCACCTCTCCGTCTTGCGCTCCCTCATGCCTGAATCCTATGCCCAAAGG ggtGACCAGGCCTCCATAGTAGGAGGTGCTATAGAATTTGTGAAGGAACTTGAGCATCTCTTGCAGTCACTCGAAGTTCAGAAACTCCAACTTCCGCAACCAGGAGTGGGAGCATTAATCGACGAAGATGCCACAACCTGCAAATTCCGGCAACCGCCATTTTCACAGTTTTTTGTGTATCCACAGTACACGTGGTCGCAGATCCCTAACAAGTATACAACGAAAACTGAGGATGCCATAGCTGATATCGAGGTGAGTTTGATCGAAACCCATGCAAACCTTAGAATCCTGACGCGACGAAACCCTAGACAGCTTTCAAAGTTGGTTGCCGGGTTTCAGACACTTCGCCTGTCCATCCTTCACCTCAATGTGACCACTATGGACCCCTTGGTCCTCTACTCTATCAGTGCCAAG GTTGAAGAAGGATGCCAACTCACTTCAGTAGATGACATAGCAGGAGCAGTTCACCACatgcttagaataattgaggGCGAAGCTGTCTTATATTGA